The following coding sequences lie in one Alosa sapidissima isolate fAloSap1 chromosome 15, fAloSap1.pri, whole genome shotgun sequence genomic window:
- the LOC121683574 gene encoding SPARC-related modular calcium-binding protein 1-like isoform X3 has translation MLAFTFTCRVLLLALVTDTVQTVDKSQFLITENMWPRGCVLDCTRGRHRSVCGSNGRLYKSLCAFQRAQCINTQLKTAPRAHCMDPYRSKCQLARSQAMESSIHTDAIAVFVPECNVDGSFMQVQCHNQTGYCWCSTPDGKPVSGTSVLLLKPNCTDGNQWRLTPDPERLHTPSIAGITAPPFWVTIQLNSDPKGNRSAKRPTEPKTCERERMALLAEVRSMWQEERFIPECSTDGRYSPIQCHTATGYCWCVRVDTGRPLPGTSTRNRLPDCSPEESRSSHTTNTYRDRPLPGCPGSRKAVFLQSLIRALQLQAHQAGLMPAESATTVICFRMVEESRTESPPSPASEPVSPAASGPGAAESALQWHFLQLDVDGDGVLSEREARPLRQYLRRTLKPRRCAKKFTQYCDQDRDGALSLVELNTCLGL, from the exons ATGCTGGCATTTACCTTCACCTGTCGCGTCCTCCTCCTTGCCCTTGTGACAGATACTGTTCAGACAGTTGACAAGTCCCAG TTCCTAATCACAGAGAACATGTGGCCACGAGGATGTGTACTGGACTGCACTAGGGGGCGCCACCGATCTGTATGTGGCAGCAATGGGCGTCTGTACAAGTCCCTTTGTGCGTTCCAGAGAGCCCAGTGCATCAACACTCAGCTGAAGACTGCACCACGAGCCCACTGCATGG ATCCATACAGGTCCAAATGTCAGCTGGCACGCTCGCAGGCCATGGAGTCCAGCATTCATACTGACGCCATAGCTGTCTTTGTCCCAGAATGCAATGTAGATGGAAGCTTCATGCAG gTGCAGTGTCACAACCAAACAGGCTACTGCTGGTGCTCTACTCCAGATGGAAAGCCTGTCAGTGGAACCTCCGTCTTGCTTCTCAAACCCAACTGCACTG ATGGTAATCAGTGGCGGCTGACCCCTGATCCTGAGAGGCTGCACACCCCATCTATAGCAG GCATCACTGCCCCTCCATTCTGGGTGACGATTCAGCTAAATTCTGACCCAAAAGGCAATCGCTCTGCTAAACGACCCACAG AGCCAAAGACATGTGAACGAGAGCGAATGGCCCTGCTGGCAGAGGTGCGTTCCATGTGGCAGGAGGAGCGTTTTATTCCAGAGTGTTCCACCGACGGCCGCTACAGCCCCATCCAGTGCCACACTGCCACGGGCTACTGCTGGTGCGTACGGGTGGACACCGGTCGGCCACTTCCTGGCACCTCCACCAG AAATCGTTTGCCAGACTGCAGTCCTGAGGAGTCTCGATCCAGCCACACAACCAACACCTATAGGGACAGACCTCTGCCAG GCTGCCCAGGTTCTCGTAAGGCTGTGTTTCTCCAGAGTCTGATTCGAGCCCTGCAGCTTCAGGCACACCAGGCAGGACTGATGCCTGCAGAGAG CGCCACCACTGTCATCTGCTTCAGGATGGTGGAGGAGAGCAGAACGGAGTCCCCTCCCAGCCCTGCGTCTGAGCCCGTGTCCCCCGCAGCATCAGGACCCGGCGCTGCAGAGAGCGCCCTCCAGTGGCACTTCCTGCAGCTGGACGTGGATGGTGACGGGGTGCTGAGCGAGCGCGAGGCCCGCCCTCTCCGTCAGTACCTGCGCAGGACACTTAAACCAAGACGCTGCGCCAAGAAGTTCACCCAGTACTGCGATCAGGACAGAGACGGAGCGCTCAGTCTGGTGGAGCTCAACACATGCCTCGGGCTGTGA
- the LOC121683574 gene encoding SPARC-related modular calcium-binding protein 1-like isoform X1 yields the protein MLAFTFTCRVLLLALVTDTVQTVDKSQFLITENMWPRGCVLDCTRGRHRSVCGSNGRLYKSLCAFQRAQCINTQLKTAPRAHCMDPYRSKCQLARSQAMESSIHTDAIAVFVPECNVDGSFMQVQCHNQTGYCWCSTPDGKPVSGTSVLLLKPNCTGPLIESVQEVDSESEQRDGNQWRLTPDPERLHTPSIAGITAPPFWVTIQLNSDPKGNRSAKRPTEPKTCERERMALLAEVRSMWQEERFIPECSTDGRYSPIQCHTATGYCWCVRVDTGRPLPGTSTRNRLPDCSPEESRSSHTTNTYRDRPLPGCPGSRKAVFLQSLIRALQLQAHQAGLMPAESATTVICFRMVEESRTESPPSPASEPVSPAASGPGAAESALQWHFLQLDVDGDGVLSEREARPLRQYLRRTLKPRRCAKKFTQYCDQDRDGALSLVELNTCLGL from the exons ATGCTGGCATTTACCTTCACCTGTCGCGTCCTCCTCCTTGCCCTTGTGACAGATACTGTTCAGACAGTTGACAAGTCCCAG TTCCTAATCACAGAGAACATGTGGCCACGAGGATGTGTACTGGACTGCACTAGGGGGCGCCACCGATCTGTATGTGGCAGCAATGGGCGTCTGTACAAGTCCCTTTGTGCGTTCCAGAGAGCCCAGTGCATCAACACTCAGCTGAAGACTGCACCACGAGCCCACTGCATGG ATCCATACAGGTCCAAATGTCAGCTGGCACGCTCGCAGGCCATGGAGTCCAGCATTCATACTGACGCCATAGCTGTCTTTGTCCCAGAATGCAATGTAGATGGAAGCTTCATGCAG gTGCAGTGTCACAACCAAACAGGCTACTGCTGGTGCTCTACTCCAGATGGAAAGCCTGTCAGTGGAACCTCCGTCTTGCTTCTCAAACCCAACTGCACTG GTCCTCTCATTGAGTCTGTACAGGAAGTTGATTCAGAATCAGAGCAGAGAG ATGGTAATCAGTGGCGGCTGACCCCTGATCCTGAGAGGCTGCACACCCCATCTATAGCAG GCATCACTGCCCCTCCATTCTGGGTGACGATTCAGCTAAATTCTGACCCAAAAGGCAATCGCTCTGCTAAACGACCCACAG AGCCAAAGACATGTGAACGAGAGCGAATGGCCCTGCTGGCAGAGGTGCGTTCCATGTGGCAGGAGGAGCGTTTTATTCCAGAGTGTTCCACCGACGGCCGCTACAGCCCCATCCAGTGCCACACTGCCACGGGCTACTGCTGGTGCGTACGGGTGGACACCGGTCGGCCACTTCCTGGCACCTCCACCAG AAATCGTTTGCCAGACTGCAGTCCTGAGGAGTCTCGATCCAGCCACACAACCAACACCTATAGGGACAGACCTCTGCCAG GCTGCCCAGGTTCTCGTAAGGCTGTGTTTCTCCAGAGTCTGATTCGAGCCCTGCAGCTTCAGGCACACCAGGCAGGACTGATGCCTGCAGAGAG CGCCACCACTGTCATCTGCTTCAGGATGGTGGAGGAGAGCAGAACGGAGTCCCCTCCCAGCCCTGCGTCTGAGCCCGTGTCCCCCGCAGCATCAGGACCCGGCGCTGCAGAGAGCGCCCTCCAGTGGCACTTCCTGCAGCTGGACGTGGATGGTGACGGGGTGCTGAGCGAGCGCGAGGCCCGCCCTCTCCGTCAGTACCTGCGCAGGACACTTAAACCAAGACGCTGCGCCAAGAAGTTCACCCAGTACTGCGATCAGGACAGAGACGGAGCGCTCAGTCTGGTGGAGCTCAACACATGCCTCGGGCTGTGA
- the LOC121683574 gene encoding SPARC-related modular calcium-binding protein 1-like isoform X2, translated as MLAFTFTCRVLLLALVTDTVQTVDKSQFLITENMWPRGCVLDCTRGRHRSVCGSNGRLYKSLCAFQRAQCINTQLKTAPRAHCMDPYRSKCQLARSQAMESSIHTDAIAVFVPECNVDGSFMQVQCHNQTGYCWCSTPDGKPVSGTSVLLLKPNCTGPLIESVQEVDSESEQRDGNQWRLTPDPERLHTPSIAGITAPPFWVTIQLNSDPKGNRSAKRPTEPKTCERERMALLAEVRSMWQEERFIPECSTDGRYSPIQCHTATGYCWCVRVDTGRPLPGTSTRNRLPDCSPEESRSSHTTNTYRDRPLPGCPGSRKAVFLQSLIRALQLQAHQAGLMPAERMVEESRTESPPSPASEPVSPAASGPGAAESALQWHFLQLDVDGDGVLSEREARPLRQYLRRTLKPRRCAKKFTQYCDQDRDGALSLVELNTCLGL; from the exons ATGCTGGCATTTACCTTCACCTGTCGCGTCCTCCTCCTTGCCCTTGTGACAGATACTGTTCAGACAGTTGACAAGTCCCAG TTCCTAATCACAGAGAACATGTGGCCACGAGGATGTGTACTGGACTGCACTAGGGGGCGCCACCGATCTGTATGTGGCAGCAATGGGCGTCTGTACAAGTCCCTTTGTGCGTTCCAGAGAGCCCAGTGCATCAACACTCAGCTGAAGACTGCACCACGAGCCCACTGCATGG ATCCATACAGGTCCAAATGTCAGCTGGCACGCTCGCAGGCCATGGAGTCCAGCATTCATACTGACGCCATAGCTGTCTTTGTCCCAGAATGCAATGTAGATGGAAGCTTCATGCAG gTGCAGTGTCACAACCAAACAGGCTACTGCTGGTGCTCTACTCCAGATGGAAAGCCTGTCAGTGGAACCTCCGTCTTGCTTCTCAAACCCAACTGCACTG GTCCTCTCATTGAGTCTGTACAGGAAGTTGATTCAGAATCAGAGCAGAGAG ATGGTAATCAGTGGCGGCTGACCCCTGATCCTGAGAGGCTGCACACCCCATCTATAGCAG GCATCACTGCCCCTCCATTCTGGGTGACGATTCAGCTAAATTCTGACCCAAAAGGCAATCGCTCTGCTAAACGACCCACAG AGCCAAAGACATGTGAACGAGAGCGAATGGCCCTGCTGGCAGAGGTGCGTTCCATGTGGCAGGAGGAGCGTTTTATTCCAGAGTGTTCCACCGACGGCCGCTACAGCCCCATCCAGTGCCACACTGCCACGGGCTACTGCTGGTGCGTACGGGTGGACACCGGTCGGCCACTTCCTGGCACCTCCACCAG AAATCGTTTGCCAGACTGCAGTCCTGAGGAGTCTCGATCCAGCCACACAACCAACACCTATAGGGACAGACCTCTGCCAG GCTGCCCAGGTTCTCGTAAGGCTGTGTTTCTCCAGAGTCTGATTCGAGCCCTGCAGCTTCAGGCACACCAGGCAGGACTGATGCCTGCAGAGAG GATGGTGGAGGAGAGCAGAACGGAGTCCCCTCCCAGCCCTGCGTCTGAGCCCGTGTCCCCCGCAGCATCAGGACCCGGCGCTGCAGAGAGCGCCCTCCAGTGGCACTTCCTGCAGCTGGACGTGGATGGTGACGGGGTGCTGAGCGAGCGCGAGGCCCGCCCTCTCCGTCAGTACCTGCGCAGGACACTTAAACCAAGACGCTGCGCCAAGAAGTTCACCCAGTACTGCGATCAGGACAGAGACGGAGCGCTCAGTCTGGTGGAGCTCAACACATGCCTCGGGCTGTGA